A genome region from Hymenobacter tibetensis includes the following:
- a CDS encoding peptidylprolyl isomerase, which produces MTLLPLSINARRLVCCTGLLAALLTACSTSAPKTISQAPATSNQFDDTTLHTIAIAQDERNTAVLLPYLTNPEARYRKAAALALASVQDKAATAGLQVLLQDNEAAVRQAAAYALGQTGDSTAVLPLSTRIMGPTAVPVEQRYLYEALGRCATSATLRHLLRSIPSTDTAAAAGQAWGLLRAGNRGVTSEAAVARAVALLDQKQPLGARQGAAFTLARTPRLDLTLYQDALTTATTDPNAVVRASATTALGKVKSPSIAPVLVGLIRRDPDYRVRVSALRALNASLYAPAKEAAWEAITDPSSQVALTAAEFFLNNASGEAGTLFLEKANKLAAWRVRTTLLAAALKLGGAERSAIQTAIQQRYATATNPYEKGYLLKALGEAPSAYEFVEQATFTKGQPLVVGSYGMEALVAMRRLPDFPTAQEAAFALTIRRAIGYGDVTIMGTAAEALRDPKLQLGRILPNPDFIVEAQNKLTLPRDVEAWQALQQTLDYLQNKPATPTPVAKAASHPINWATVRTIPVGQRVLLTTNKGNVTMELYVNEAPGSVASFVELVRQGFYNGKTFHRVVPNFVAQGGCPRGDGSGSTDYNLRSELADLRYVEGAVGLASAGKDTESCQWFITHTATPHLDGRYTIFAQVVQGMEVVHSLDISDKIVRLELVK; this is translated from the coding sequence ATGACTTTATTACCTCTTTCTATCAACGCCAGGCGCCTAGTTTGTTGTACTGGTTTACTGGCCGCATTGCTGACTGCCTGCTCGACATCGGCACCCAAAACCATCAGTCAGGCACCTGCTACATCCAACCAGTTTGACGACACCACGCTCCACACCATTGCCATAGCTCAAGACGAGCGTAATACGGCTGTGTTGCTGCCGTACCTCACAAACCCAGAAGCTCGCTATCGGAAGGCCGCTGCATTGGCATTGGCTTCCGTGCAAGACAAAGCTGCTACCGCGGGGTTGCAAGTTTTGTTGCAAGACAATGAAGCCGCCGTTCGACAGGCTGCTGCTTATGCCTTGGGACAAACCGGTGATAGTACCGCAGTACTGCCCCTTTCAACTCGTATTATGGGGCCTACAGCTGTACCGGTTGAGCAACGGTATCTGTATGAAGCCCTAGGCCGCTGCGCAACAAGCGCTACACTACGGCATCTTCTTCGCAGTATTCCTAGCACCGATACTGCAGCAGCTGCTGGCCAAGCATGGGGGCTGCTTAGAGCCGGAAACCGGGGCGTAACGTCAGAAGCGGCTGTTGCGCGAGCAGTGGCCCTGTTGGATCAGAAGCAGCCTCTGGGAGCACGACAAGGGGCTGCCTTCACACTGGCCCGCACACCTCGCCTCGACCTGACACTCTACCAAGATGCGCTGACTACTGCTACCACGGACCCTAACGCCGTAGTGCGAGCATCGGCCACTACGGCATTGGGGAAAGTGAAAAGCCCTTCCATTGCCCCTGTACTTGTAGGTCTTATTCGCCGAGACCCAGACTACCGGGTGCGCGTGAGTGCGTTGCGGGCCCTGAATGCTTCCTTGTATGCTCCCGCAAAAGAAGCGGCTTGGGAAGCCATTACAGACCCAAGCAGCCAAGTAGCCCTTACAGCTGCCGAGTTTTTTTTGAACAATGCTAGTGGGGAAGCAGGCACGCTCTTTCTGGAAAAAGCCAATAAGCTTGCTGCTTGGCGTGTGCGCACCACCTTGCTGGCGGCGGCGTTGAAGCTTGGTGGCGCTGAGCGTAGCGCTATCCAAACAGCTATTCAACAACGCTACGCTACTGCCACAAATCCCTACGAAAAAGGATATTTGTTGAAAGCGTTGGGGGAAGCGCCTTCGGCCTACGAGTTTGTAGAGCAAGCCACCTTCACCAAAGGTCAGCCTCTGGTAGTGGGTTCTTACGGGATGGAAGCCTTGGTAGCCATGCGCCGTCTACCCGACTTTCCAACAGCTCAGGAAGCAGCCTTTGCGCTTACGATCCGCCGTGCCATTGGCTACGGAGACGTTACCATTATGGGCACCGCCGCTGAAGCCTTGCGCGACCCTAAGTTACAGTTAGGGCGCATCCTACCGAATCCAGATTTCATTGTCGAGGCCCAGAACAAGCTAACCTTGCCGCGCGATGTAGAGGCGTGGCAGGCGCTGCAACAAACTCTCGACTACTTACAAAACAAGCCAGCAACCCCTACCCCCGTTGCAAAAGCCGCCAGCCACCCCATCAATTGGGCCACAGTACGTACTATTCCAGTCGGACAGCGTGTATTGCTTACCACCAATAAGGGAAACGTAACCATGGAGCTATACGTGAATGAAGCGCCTGGTTCGGTAGCCAGCTTTGTAGAGTTGGTGCGGCAGGGTTTCTACAACGGCAAAACCTTTCACCGGGTAGTCCCGAACTTTGTGGCCCAAGGAGGCTGCCCCCGCGGGGATGGATCAGGTAGCACAGACTACAATCTACGCTCTGAGCTTGCGGATTTACGCTACGTTGAAGGGGCCGTTGGCTTGGCTTCCGCCGGAAAGGATACGGAAAGCTGCCAGTGGTTTATCACGCACACCGCTACGCCGCATCTGGACGGCCGCTACACCATTTTTGCCCAGGTTGTACAAGGCATGGAAGTGGTGCACAGCCTCGACATAAGTGACAAGATTGTACGCTTGGAGCTAGTCAAATAA
- a CDS encoding acyl-CoA-binding protein, producing the protein MNLQDNLDLQQQFEAAVARVDNLPGDQAAAHMNELYGLYKQATEGDHDTEKDVVGDDTPSNPSGPSGMSQAQWDSWSQFKGVSEEDARRQYVQKVNELAGPVSEAANIITGNGQPATGSQVAATEENSTLAQQPNTGPGVSQGGLRGDITAGAPYGGEDHLKDEQN; encoded by the coding sequence ATGAACCTTCAAGATAATTTGGATCTGCAACAACAATTTGAAGCCGCTGTGGCCCGCGTGGATAATCTTCCTGGTGACCAGGCCGCTGCCCATATGAACGAGTTGTATGGCTTGTACAAACAGGCAACCGAAGGCGACCATGATACCGAAAAAGACGTAGTCGGTGATGATACTCCCTCCAACCCAAGCGGTCCGAGTGGTATGTCGCAGGCTCAATGGGACTCTTGGAGCCAGTTCAAAGGGGTAAGCGAGGAAGATGCGCGCCGGCAATATGTGCAGAAAGTAAACGAACTGGCAGGCCCTGTGAGTGAAGCGGCCAATATTATCACTGGAAATGGCCAGCCTGCCACGGGCTCGCAGGTAGCTGCCACGGAGGAAAATAGCACGCTGGCCCAGCAGCCGAACACGGGACCAGGAGTATCTCAGGGTGGCTTACGCGGTGATATTACGGCAGGAGCTCCTTACGGCGGCGAAGATCATTTGAAGGACGAGCAAAACTAG
- the asnB gene encoding asparagine synthase (glutamine-hydrolyzing) → MCGITGLFAFTDVGRNVLAALPASTDAIVSRGPDSQGHFVYDRCGLGFRRLAILDLSADGNQPMTDESGRYTIVFNGEIFNFRELRQRLLKKGYHFRSQTDTEVILRLYITEGRGFLKKLNGFFGLAIYDKEEDSLFIARDRMGEKPVLVYRDEDKFLFASEMKSLLALGIPRKLDYVALSHYLQLNYIPGPATIFKGVKKLLPGHYLYIKGKKVVRKRWYKIPYDAKKAEKNKLTYEQQQTKLVSLLDDATARRLVADVPVGAFLSGGIDSSVIVALASRHTEHLNTFSIGYRDEPFFDETKYAKLVADKYKTNHTVFSLSNQDLYDHIFDVLDYIDEPFADSSALAVYILSKRTREKATVALSGDGADEMFAGYNKHMGEFQVRQGGFKAEAVTGLNLLWDILPKSRNSFFGNRVRQFQRFSRGMLSGPKDRYWDWATFASAADSRNLLSAASRRKVGKKLAEKRRKDILENLHADGDLNEVLLTDMQLVLPYDMLTKVDLMSMANSLEVRPPFLDPNVVRFAFSLPVSSKIDAKMKKRIVQDAFRPLLPEELYKRPKHGFEVPLLKWFRGELRPIIEDDLLSDAFIEAQGVFDVEATRALKTQLFSRSPGDVHARIWALIVFQHWWKRYMTTAATQPGSTVS, encoded by the coding sequence ATGTGTGGAATAACCGGACTTTTTGCTTTTACTGACGTAGGCCGCAACGTGCTGGCAGCGTTGCCAGCCTCTACCGATGCCATTGTTAGCCGGGGGCCCGATTCGCAGGGACACTTTGTGTACGACCGTTGCGGTCTGGGCTTTCGTCGACTAGCTATCCTCGACTTGTCAGCCGATGGTAACCAACCCATGACCGATGAGTCGGGACGGTATACCATTGTTTTTAATGGCGAGATTTTCAACTTTCGAGAGCTGCGACAGCGTCTGCTCAAGAAGGGGTATCACTTTCGCTCCCAAACTGATACTGAAGTTATTCTACGGCTGTACATCACCGAAGGCCGTGGTTTTCTCAAGAAGCTTAACGGCTTTTTCGGTTTGGCTATCTACGACAAAGAGGAAGACTCGCTCTTCATTGCTCGCGACCGGATGGGGGAGAAGCCCGTCCTCGTGTACCGCGACGAAGACAAATTTCTGTTTGCTTCCGAAATGAAGTCGCTGCTGGCGTTGGGCATCCCGCGTAAGCTCGACTACGTTGCATTAAGTCACTACTTGCAGCTCAATTACATTCCTGGGCCTGCTACGATATTTAAAGGCGTCAAGAAGCTGCTGCCCGGCCACTATCTCTACATTAAAGGGAAAAAGGTGGTGCGTAAGCGCTGGTACAAAATCCCGTACGACGCGAAGAAGGCCGAGAAAAACAAGCTCACCTACGAGCAGCAGCAAACGAAGCTCGTAAGCCTCCTCGATGATGCCACCGCCCGCCGTCTCGTAGCCGATGTGCCTGTAGGCGCATTCCTCAGCGGTGGTATTGATTCCAGCGTTATTGTGGCCTTGGCCTCGCGTCATACCGAGCATCTGAACACGTTCAGCATTGGTTACCGCGACGAGCCGTTCTTCGACGAAACCAAATATGCCAAGCTGGTTGCCGACAAATACAAGACCAACCACACGGTCTTTTCGCTCTCCAACCAAGACCTGTACGACCACATTTTCGATGTGCTTGATTACATCGACGAGCCGTTCGCCGATTCTTCGGCGCTAGCAGTGTACATACTGAGCAAGCGTACGCGCGAAAAAGCGACGGTTGCTCTATCCGGTGATGGCGCCGATGAAATGTTTGCTGGCTACAACAAGCACATGGGGGAGTTTCAGGTGCGGCAAGGCGGTTTCAAGGCCGAGGCGGTAACAGGCCTCAATTTGCTTTGGGATATCCTGCCAAAATCACGCAACTCGTTTTTCGGTAACCGGGTACGACAATTCCAGCGGTTTTCGCGCGGCATGCTCAGTGGCCCCAAAGACCGGTATTGGGATTGGGCTACATTTGCTTCTGCTGCCGATTCGCGCAATCTACTCAGCGCCGCTTCTCGCCGGAAAGTAGGCAAGAAGCTGGCTGAAAAGCGCCGTAAGGACATCCTAGAAAACCTGCACGCAGACGGCGACCTGAACGAAGTTCTGCTGACTGATATGCAGTTGGTATTGCCCTATGACATGCTCACGAAAGTGGACCTCATGAGTATGGCAAATTCGTTGGAGGTGCGCCCGCCTTTCCTTGACCCTAACGTGGTGCGCTTTGCTTTTTCATTACCTGTGTCAAGTAAGATCGACGCAAAGATGAAGAAGCGTATTGTACAGGATGCTTTTCGTCCTCTATTGCCCGAAGAGCTGTACAAGCGTCCCAAACACGGGTTCGAAGTACCCTTATTGAAATGGTTTAGGGGAGAGTTGCGGCCTATTATCGAGGACGATCTGCTATCTGATGCCTTTATTGAAGCACAAGGAGTATTCGATGTAGAAGCTACTCGAGCTTTAAAGACTCAGCTCTTTTCCCGCAGCCCTGGCGATGTACATGCCCGTATTTGGGCACTCATTGTATTCCAGCACTGGTGGAAGCGGTATATGACAACTGCTGCAACACAGCCAGGTAGTACTGTTTCTTGA
- a CDS encoding UDP-glucose dehydrogenase family protein — MKIAVVGTGYVGLVTGTCFAEVGMEVTCIDIDQKKIDNLKQGILPIYEPGLEEMVTRNVAAGRLHFTTSLAEGIKDSDVAFIAVGTPPGEDGSADLKYVLAVARGIGEYMNSYGVIVTKSTVPVGTAAKVHHELTQALEKRGVNIEFDVASNPEFLKEGAAIDDFLKPDRIVVGVSSERAEDVMSKLYKPFLLNGHPIIFMDIPSAEMTKYAANSMLATKISFMNDIANLCEIMGADVNMVRKGIGSDARIGTKFIYPGIGYGGSCFPKDVKALIKTAAENGYQMQVLQAVESVNEAQKEVLFDKVHKHFGGDLQGRKIALWGLSFKPKTDDMREAPSLVIIEKLLAHGCTVSVYDPVAIPEAKHSLGNTVTYAKDQFEALVDADALLVVTEWPEFRSPSFEVVGKLLKQKVIFDGRNIYDPQEMKAIGFAYHCIGIRTNHKEPVTATSGK, encoded by the coding sequence ATGAAAATAGCAGTAGTCGGCACCGGTTACGTAGGTTTGGTAACGGGCACTTGTTTTGCCGAGGTAGGCATGGAAGTTACCTGTATTGATATCGACCAGAAGAAGATTGATAACCTCAAGCAAGGCATCCTGCCAATATATGAGCCTGGTCTAGAAGAAATGGTGACTCGCAATGTAGCCGCTGGCCGCCTGCATTTCACCACTAGCCTAGCAGAAGGCATCAAGGATAGCGATGTTGCTTTTATTGCGGTAGGCACTCCTCCCGGTGAAGACGGCTCAGCCGATCTAAAATATGTGCTGGCAGTAGCACGTGGTATTGGTGAGTACATGAACAGCTACGGCGTTATCGTAACCAAAAGCACGGTCCCAGTAGGTACGGCCGCCAAGGTACATCACGAACTGACCCAGGCCTTAGAGAAACGCGGTGTTAACATCGAGTTTGACGTAGCATCCAACCCCGAGTTCCTGAAAGAAGGCGCGGCCATCGACGATTTCCTGAAGCCTGACCGTATCGTGGTTGGTGTTTCATCGGAGCGAGCAGAAGATGTGATGTCCAAACTCTACAAGCCCTTCTTGCTTAATGGTCACCCCATCATCTTCATGGATATACCGTCGGCTGAGATGACGAAATATGCGGCCAATTCCATGTTGGCTACCAAAATATCGTTCATGAACGATATTGCTAACCTGTGCGAAATCATGGGCGCCGATGTGAACATGGTACGCAAAGGCATAGGCTCTGATGCACGTATTGGCACCAAGTTCATCTATCCCGGTATTGGTTACGGCGGATCATGCTTCCCTAAGGACGTGAAAGCCCTGATTAAGACGGCTGCTGAAAATGGCTACCAGATGCAGGTGCTACAGGCCGTGGAAAGCGTAAACGAAGCACAGAAAGAAGTCTTGTTCGATAAAGTACACAAGCACTTTGGTGGTGACCTGCAAGGACGAAAGATTGCATTGTGGGGCTTGTCTTTTAAACCGAAAACCGACGACATGCGTGAAGCGCCATCGTTGGTTATTATCGAGAAACTGCTGGCGCACGGTTGCACTGTATCGGTATATGATCCTGTGGCCATCCCTGAAGCCAAGCACTCATTGGGCAACACTGTCACGTACGCAAAAGACCAGTTTGAAGCCTTGGTGGATGCGGATGCACTGTTGGTCGTGACAGAGTGGCCCGAGTTCCGCTCACCTAGCTTCGAGGTAGTTGGCAAACTGCTTAAGCAAAAGGTCATTTTCGATGGTCGGAATATCTACGATCCACAGGAGATGAAAGCAATTGGGTTTGCGTACCACTGCATCGGTATTCGCACCAACCACAAAGAACCCGTAACAGCTACAAGCGGGAAATAA
- a CDS encoding UDP-glucuronic acid decarboxylase family protein: MSDKKRVLITGGAGFLGSHLCDRFLAEGYHVIAMDNLITGDLSNIEHLFGREDFEFHHADVSKFVFVPGKLDYILHFASPASPIDYLKIPIQTLKVGSLGTHNLLGLARVKGARVLIASTSEVYGDPEIHPQVEEYFGNVNPVGPRGCYDEAKRFQEAITMAYHNHHGLETRIIRIFNTYGPRMRLNDGRVLPAFLSQALRGEPLTVFGDGSQTRSFCYVDDLVEGIYRLLLSDYHLPVNIGNPAEITIKEFGEEIARLTGVEFKPDYRPLPENDPMKRKPDITKAKEILGWEPKVDRAEGLRRTLEYFQAHVK; the protein is encoded by the coding sequence ATGTCTGACAAGAAACGTGTACTTATTACCGGTGGCGCTGGCTTCCTAGGCTCGCATTTATGCGACCGGTTTTTGGCAGAAGGTTATCATGTAATTGCCATGGATAACCTGATTACGGGTGACCTATCCAACATCGAGCACTTATTTGGCCGTGAGGACTTCGAGTTTCACCATGCTGATGTGTCTAAGTTTGTGTTTGTGCCAGGAAAACTGGACTACATCCTGCACTTCGCGTCGCCAGCTTCCCCCATAGACTACCTCAAGATTCCAATTCAAACATTGAAAGTTGGATCCTTAGGTACGCACAATCTACTGGGCTTAGCGCGCGTGAAAGGCGCTCGGGTATTGATTGCCAGTACTTCGGAAGTGTACGGCGACCCAGAGATTCACCCGCAGGTAGAGGAGTATTTTGGCAACGTAAATCCAGTAGGGCCACGCGGCTGCTACGATGAGGCCAAGCGCTTTCAAGAAGCTATTACAATGGCTTATCACAACCACCATGGGCTAGAGACGCGCATCATTCGCATCTTTAACACATACGGCCCCCGGATGCGTCTTAATGATGGCCGTGTGTTGCCTGCCTTCCTCTCACAAGCGCTACGTGGTGAACCCCTGACCGTATTCGGCGACGGCTCTCAGACTCGCTCATTCTGCTACGTTGATGATTTAGTAGAAGGTATCTACCGCTTGCTACTCAGCGACTACCATTTACCCGTAAACATCGGCAACCCAGCAGAGATTACCATCAAGGAGTTCGGCGAGGAAATAGCTCGCCTCACGGGTGTCGAGTTTAAACCCGACTACCGTCCCTTACCCGAAAATGACCCAATGAAGCGTAAGCCTGATATCACCAAGGCGAAAGAGATTCTTGGTTGGGAACCAAAGGTGGATCGTGCAGAAGGATTGCGACGCACATTAGAGTATTTTCAAGCACACGTAAAGTAG
- a CDS encoding sugar 3,4-ketoisomerase: MMQSPHIIEFAKLGASEIGFISVIEQFKHIPFEVQRVFWTYYTPESIVRGRHAHHKTEQVLIAVSGRIIVNVEMPDGQVELYRLEDPHVGLYVPPNAWHTMQYSHSAVQLVFASNPYDESDYIREYDKFREIWKA; the protein is encoded by the coding sequence ATGATGCAATCTCCACACATAATTGAATTTGCGAAGCTAGGGGCTTCTGAAATTGGATTTATTTCTGTAATAGAACAATTTAAACATATTCCATTTGAAGTGCAGAGAGTATTTTGGACTTACTACACACCTGAAAGTATAGTTAGGGGCCGTCACGCACATCATAAAACAGAGCAGGTATTGATTGCGGTTTCTGGTCGCATTATAGTAAATGTAGAGATGCCTGATGGTCAAGTGGAGTTATATAGATTAGAGGACCCTCATGTTGGTTTATATGTGCCTCCCAATGCTTGGCATACTATGCAGTACTCACATTCTGCTGTGCAATTAGTCTTCGCATCTAACCCATACGATGAGAGTGATTACATCCGTGAGTATGATAAATTTCGCGAAATATGGAAAGCATAG
- a CDS encoding glycosyltransferase family 2 protein has protein sequence MSWLAIANCLLDKVQRFRIILMPKISVIVPCYFNEGNIPVTVPGLVANEANFPAGTEFEYVFVDDGSRDLTLQALLEARAQYPDRIKVIELVGNVGSYNAIVAGIAHATGDCMSVITADMQDPPELMVQMFDYWQQGFKLVIGNRQDREETGLAKIFAETFHWLMKHLALNNIPDGGFDFVFFDRQVADEVVKMHERNSNVFYLMVWLGYTYINIPYVRRKREIGKSRWTLQKKIKLFIDSLLSFSYFPIRAISVVGLLLGVVALVYGLYIIGLKVFDPHGPAGWTTLMVVVLFVSAFQMIALGVIGEYVWRGLDASRSRPLYVVKNKYGIGSENNKLY, from the coding sequence ATGTCTTGGCTTGCCATAGCAAACTGCCTGCTAGATAAAGTACAACGTTTCCGAATCATTCTGATGCCTAAGATTTCTGTTATAGTCCCCTGTTACTTCAACGAAGGCAATATTCCTGTTACTGTTCCAGGCCTAGTCGCTAATGAAGCAAATTTTCCAGCTGGAACTGAGTTTGAATATGTATTCGTGGATGATGGATCGCGCGATCTAACTCTGCAGGCACTTCTAGAAGCTCGTGCTCAATATCCTGATCGAATCAAGGTAATAGAACTTGTTGGTAACGTTGGTTCTTATAATGCTATCGTAGCGGGTATTGCCCATGCTACAGGAGACTGCATGTCAGTTATTACGGCTGATATGCAAGATCCCCCCGAGCTAATGGTTCAGATGTTTGATTACTGGCAGCAGGGGTTCAAGTTAGTAATAGGTAACCGGCAGGATAGAGAAGAAACAGGTCTTGCAAAGATATTTGCAGAAACATTCCACTGGTTGATGAAGCACTTGGCTTTGAATAATATTCCAGATGGAGGGTTTGATTTCGTGTTTTTTGATCGGCAAGTGGCAGATGAAGTCGTGAAAATGCACGAACGCAATAGCAACGTATTTTACCTTATGGTATGGCTTGGTTATACCTATATAAACATTCCATACGTGCGTCGTAAACGAGAAATAGGAAAATCTCGTTGGACACTTCAGAAAAAAATAAAATTATTTATTGATTCTCTGCTCTCATTTTCTTATTTCCCAATCAGAGCAATATCTGTGGTTGGGTTATTGCTTGGTGTAGTAGCACTTGTTTATGGCTTGTATATAATAGGGTTAAAGGTTTTTGACCCGCATGGCCCAGCTGGCTGGACAACTCTAATGGTTGTTGTGCTTTTTGTATCAGCTTTTCAAATGATTGCTCTAGGAGTTATTGGAGAATATGTCTGGAGGGGATTAGATGCCTCTCGTAGCCGGCCTTTATATGTGGTAAAAAATAAGTACGGTATTGGTTCAGAGAATAACAAGCTGTACTAA
- a CDS encoding DegT/DnrJ/EryC1/StrS family aminotransferase: MNIPFLSFTPQHSPIREEVLAAIAAVYDKQWYVLGDQVKAFEASYAEFNQVEHCIGVANGLDALHLALEALGVGPGDEVLVPSNTYIATWLAISFVGGTPIPVEPNPATYNIDPARIEAAITPRTKGIMPVHLYGQACEMGPIMDIAQRHGLWVVEDNAQAQGATWQGGIAGSFGSVNGTSFYPGKNLGALGDAGAVTTNSSELADKVRTLRNYGSQKKYYNEVIGHNSRLDELQAAVLSVKLPYLMEWTQQRQAVAELYNQQLAGLGDLILPVTAEGATHVYHLYVVRTAHRDALQRYLQEQQIGTLIHYPIPPHRQQAYKHMGIQEGAYPIAEELALTSLSLPMWPGMSETEVAAVAAAVRSFFESI; this comes from the coding sequence ATGAACATTCCTTTTCTTTCTTTCACGCCACAGCACAGCCCTATACGAGAGGAAGTTCTAGCCGCAATTGCTGCAGTGTATGATAAACAGTGGTACGTGCTAGGTGACCAAGTAAAAGCTTTCGAGGCTTCCTATGCAGAATTCAATCAGGTTGAACACTGTATTGGAGTAGCAAATGGTCTTGATGCGTTGCATTTGGCCTTGGAAGCATTGGGTGTAGGGCCAGGTGACGAAGTGCTAGTTCCTAGCAACACGTACATTGCTACATGGCTAGCTATTTCGTTTGTTGGAGGTACCCCCATTCCAGTGGAACCAAATCCTGCAACTTACAATATTGACCCAGCTCGAATAGAAGCAGCCATTACGCCCCGTACAAAAGGGATAATGCCAGTTCACTTGTACGGCCAAGCGTGCGAAATGGGGCCTATCATGGATATAGCGCAACGCCATGGTTTGTGGGTGGTTGAAGACAACGCGCAAGCTCAGGGAGCCACGTGGCAGGGCGGAATTGCTGGTAGCTTTGGTAGCGTAAACGGTACTAGCTTTTACCCCGGCAAAAACCTTGGTGCTCTCGGAGATGCTGGGGCCGTTACCACTAACAGCAGTGAGCTAGCAGACAAGGTGCGTACTCTGCGCAATTATGGTTCTCAAAAGAAATACTACAACGAAGTTATTGGGCATAACTCTCGTCTTGATGAACTGCAAGCTGCAGTGTTGAGCGTGAAGCTGCCTTATTTGATGGAGTGGACGCAGCAGCGCCAGGCTGTTGCAGAACTGTACAACCAGCAACTTGCAGGCCTAGGTGACTTAATCCTTCCCGTTACAGCCGAAGGTGCGACGCATGTGTATCACTTATATGTAGTGCGTACTGCGCACCGCGACGCTCTACAACGTTACCTACAAGAACAACAAATAGGTACGCTGATTCATTATCCTATTCCTCCGCACCGCCAGCAAGCGTACAAGCATATGGGTATTCAAGAAGGAGCATATCCAATTGCGGAGGAGCTAGCCCTTACCTCACTAAGCTTGCCAATGTGGCCAGGCATGAGCGAAACGGAAGTAGCAGCAGTAGCTGCAGCAGTGCGCAGCTTTTTTGAAAGCATCTAA
- a CDS encoding STELLO glycosyltransferase family protein, which yields MSSSKPTIVITSIFAPTKAVEKFAALTDYQLVVAGDKKSPEQWAADNVVYLSVQGQEAMGMKMSAKLPYNHYGRKMMGYLHAMQQGAQIIIDTDDDNIPYDGWEFPAMSGAFLTSTPDKGFVNIYKTFTEQHIWPRGLPLDLITSKDHVLQEDQLETQPVEIGVWQGLADGDPDVDAIYRLVDNTECFFNDHAPVVLAEGTLCPFNSQNTAFRKELFPLLYLPAYVTFRFTDILRGLVAQPIMWLYGYRLGFTKATVIQERNPHDYVKDFESEIPCYLHPNRVIAAVKSNLDASLSVSENLLRAYQALEQEQIVTSQEVELLQLWLADVAALTASK from the coding sequence ATGTCTTCTTCAAAGCCAACAATTGTCATTACCTCTATTTTTGCACCAACCAAGGCTGTAGAAAAGTTTGCCGCTCTCACAGATTATCAACTGGTAGTAGCAGGTGATAAGAAATCACCGGAGCAATGGGCTGCCGATAACGTGGTGTATCTCTCGGTACAGGGGCAGGAGGCAATGGGTATGAAGATGTCCGCTAAGTTGCCATATAATCATTATGGTCGTAAAATGATGGGCTACTTGCATGCCATGCAGCAAGGCGCTCAAATCATTATCGACACCGATGACGACAACATTCCTTATGATGGGTGGGAGTTTCCCGCTATGTCCGGAGCGTTTCTGACCTCAACTCCTGACAAAGGGTTTGTTAATATCTACAAGACCTTTACGGAGCAGCATATCTGGCCTCGTGGGTTGCCGCTTGACTTGATTACTTCCAAAGATCATGTTCTGCAAGAAGATCAGTTGGAGACTCAGCCAGTTGAAATTGGCGTGTGGCAAGGACTGGCCGATGGTGACCCAGATGTGGACGCCATTTACCGCCTAGTCGACAACACCGAATGCTTCTTCAATGACCATGCGCCGGTGGTGCTCGCAGAAGGTACGTTGTGCCCCTTCAACTCTCAGAACACAGCCTTCCGCAAGGAACTTTTCCCCTTGCTCTACTTACCGGCCTACGTTACTTTCCGCTTCACCGATATTCTGCGTGGCTTAGTAGCTCAGCCCATCATGTGGCTTTATGGGTACCGTTTGGGCTTTACTAAGGCAACAGTAATACAGGAGCGCAATCCTCATGACTACGTGAAGGATTTTGAGTCAGAGATTCCCTGCTATTTGCACCCAAACCGAGTTATTGCCGCTGTAAAAAGCAACCTTGATGCTTCCCTGAGCGTGAGCGAAAACTTGTTGCGGGCTTACCAGGCATTGGAACAAGAGCAGATTGTTACAAGCCAAGAAGTGGAGTTGTTACAATTGTGGCTCGCTGACGTAGCAGCCCTTACGGCATCTAAGTAA